In Grus americana isolate bGruAme1 chromosome 28, bGruAme1.mat, whole genome shotgun sequence, a single window of DNA contains:
- the SLC5A5 gene encoding sodium/iodide cotransporter has product MRPPTAPSAPPRVPPRRPEPASRGLEELEARSPAGGSPLAAAATLAPAGSLEVWVPERLTFSLWDYGVFGLMLLVSTGIGLFHGLAKGGQKTSEDFFTGGRRMSALPVGLSLSASFMSAIQVLGVPAEAYRYGAKFLWMCLGQLLNTLLTAQLFLPVFYRLGLTSTYEYLERRFSRSVRLCGTVQYVVATMLYTGIVIYAPALILNQGIVWGSAQHLPSPSVTGLDIWASLLSTGVICTFYTTIGGMKAVIWTDVFQVVVMLSGFIAIIIRGLLLVGGPARVLAIAANGSRVNLGDFNPDPRSRYTVWTFLLGGTLVWLSMYGVNQAQVQRYVACRTEREARMALLVNQVGLFCIVSSAVACGLVMFALYKDCDPLLAGYISAPDQYMPYLVLDIFETSPGVPGLFLACAYSGTLSTASTSINAMAAVTVEDLVKPRLPTLSPRRLTLISKGLSLIYGSSCITVAALASLLGGGVLQGSFTVMGVISGPLLGAFVLGMFLPMCSTAGALGGLAAGLALSCWVAVGGTLYPPSATAMGVLPAAGALCPLYNRTAGANRTVLLGTLPPREEPPAPARPAIVGDFYAISYLYYGALGTLATVVMGVLLSSLPGLTRRTRLPRGVLWWDIAKQTTSSVRPPGTKTPREEPPGKAEAPWVLPARPDGESSPPRAPPEPSTATDLLLQETHV; this is encoded by the exons ATGAGGCCCCCGACGGCTCCGTCCGCCCCACCAAGGGTCCCTCCCCGCCGGCCTGAACCTGCCTCCCgtgggctggaggagctggaggcacG GTCGCCAGCCGGGGGTTCCCCCCTCGCTGCAGCCGCCACGCTGGCCCCCGCGGGGAGCCTGGAGGTGTGGGTGCCGGAGCGGCTCACCTTCAGCCTCTGGGACTACGGCGTCTTCGGGCTGATGCTGCTCGTCTCCACCGGCATCGGGCTCTTCCACGGCCTCGCTAAAGGCGGCCAGAAAACCTCAGAGGATTTTTTCACGGGGGGACGACGGATGTCGGCGCTACCCGTGGGGCTCTCACTGTCAGCCAGCTTCATGTCGGCCATCCAGGTGCTGGGGGTGCCGGCGGAGGCGTACCGCTACGGAGCCAAATTCCTCTGGATGTGCTTGGGGCAGCTGCTCAACACGCTGCTCACCGCCCAGCTCTTCCTCCCCGTTTTCTACCGCCTGGGGCTCACCAGCACCTACGAG TACCTGGAGCGTCGGTTCAGCAGGAGCGTCCGGCTGTGCGGGACCGTGCAGTACGTGGTGGCCACG ATGTTGTACACGGGGATCGTCATCTACGCCCCCGCCCTGATCCTCAACCAAG GCATCGTCtggggctctgctcagcaccttccttctccttcagtgaCCGGTCTGGACATCTGGGCGTCCCTGCTCTCCACCGGAGTCATCTGCACCTTCTACACCACCATA GGCGGGATGAAGGCTGTCATCTGGACAGACGTCTTCCAGGTCGTCGTGATGCTCTCCGGCTTCATCGCCATCATCATCCGGGGGTTGCTGCTGGTGGGGGGGCCTGCCAGGGTGCTGGCCATTGCCGCCAACGGCTCCAGGGTGAACCTTGGCGA CTTCAACCCAGACCCACGGAGCCGGTACACGGTCTGGACCTTCCTGCTGGGCGGCACGCTGGTCTGGCTCTCCATGTACGGCGTCAACCAGGCCCAGGTCCAGCGCTACGTGGCCTGCAGGACCGAGAGGGAGGCCAGGAT GGCGCTGCTGGTGAATCAAGTGGGGCTCTTCTGCATCGTCTCCAGCGCGGTGGCCTGTGGCCTTGTGATGTTTGCGCTGTACAAGGACTGCGATCCCCTCCTTGCCGGCTACATCTCGGCCCCCGACCAG TACATGCCCTATCTGGTCCTCGACATCTTCGAGACGTCCCCGGGGGTGCCGGGGCTGTTCCTGGCTTGTGCCTACAGTGGGACACTCAG CACGGCCTCCACCAGCATCAACGCCATGGCGGCTGTCACCGTCGAGGACCTCGTCAAGCCCAGGCTGCCCACGCTGTCACCGCGGAGGCTGACCCTCATCTCCAAGGGGCTGT CGCTCATCTACGGCTCCTCGTGCATCACGGTGGCAGCTCTGGCCTCGCTGCTGGGCGGCGGCGTGCTGCAG GGCTCCTTCACCGTCATGGGGGTGATCAGCGGCCCGCTGCTGGGGGCCTTTGTCCTGGGCATGTTCCTGCCGATGTGCAGCACGGCC GGCGCGCTGGGGGGCCTGGCCGCCGGCCTCGCCCTCTCCTGCTGGGTGGCCGTGGGGGGCACCCTCTACCCGCCCAGCGCCACTGCCATGGGGGTGCTGCCCGCCGCCGGGGCCCTCTGCCCGCTCTACAACCGCACCGCTGGCGCCAACCGCACCGTGCTCCTGGGGACCCTGCCCCCCCGCGAggagcccccggccccggcacg GCCGGCCATCGTGGGTGACTTCTACGCCATCTCCTACCTGTACTACGGGGCGCTGGGGACCCTCGCCACCGTGGTGATGGGGGTTCtgctcagctccctgccag GGCTGACCAGGCGGACACGGCTGCCGCGGGGCGTGCTGTGGTGGGACATCGCCAAGCAGACGACGTCCTCGGTGCGTCCCCCGGGCACCAAGACCCCCAGGGAGGAGCCCCCGGGCAAGGCCGAAGCCCCCTGGGTGCTGCCGGCGAGGCCAGACGGGGAGAgcagccccccccgggccccccccgaGCCCAGCACCGCCacggacctgctgctgcaggagaccCACGTGTAG